From a region of the Sesamum indicum cultivar Zhongzhi No. 13 linkage group LG3, S_indicum_v1.0, whole genome shotgun sequence genome:
- the LOC105157154 gene encoding magnesium transporter MRS2-3 isoform X2, whose protein sequence is MRPAAPHPPSKHAEPRPGGSGEPLLLPIPGGHRKKVASVRAWLTVDSTGEAQVVEAGKHAIMRRTGLPGRDLRILDPVLSYPSTVLGRERAIVVNLEHIKAIITAQEVLFLNSTDPLVTPFVKKLQGIFRHRQAEKAPQEAGGDGNNVEWENSYNLQAPQLMAVADHQSFPSTNEEGNADGEQQVAENAHGLKLLPFEFVALEACLEAACSSLDNEAKRLEQEAHPALDKLTSKISTLNLERVRQIKSRLVAMAGRVQKVRDELEHLLDDDDDMAEMYLTDKLELQQLENSSASSINEQDGIVEEVVPPYLENRAPVENLMGCGGNSFVSDADIQETDVQQEQNIGESNTFRRHSHRTHTSMHSATSKNLDVEELEMILEAYFVQIDGTLNKLSTLREYVDDTEDYINIMLDDKQNHLLQMGVVLSTATVVVSAFVALTGVFGMNITIELFDSDKAGMPEFLWTVGGGTMGCLFLYIAAIAWCKHKRLLE, encoded by the exons ATGAGGCCCGCCGCACCACATCCGCCCTCAAAGCACGCAGAGCCGCGGCCAGGCGGTTCCGGAGAGCCCCTCCTCCTGCCAATCCCTGGCGGGCATCGGAAGAAAGTTGCGTCTGTCCGTGCGTGGCTGACGGTGGATTCCACGGGAGAAGCCCAGGTGGTGGAGGCCGGCAAACATGCCATCATGCGGAGGACAGGCCTGCCGGGCCGCGATCTCCGGATACTAGACCCGGTTTTGTCGTATCCCTCCACTGTTTTGGGTCGTGAGCGGGCCATCGTGGTTAATTTGGAGCATATAAAAGCGATAATCACTGCCCAAGAGGTGTTGTTTCTGAATTCAACAGACCCTTTAGTCACTCCTTTTGTTAAGAAGCTTCAAGGGATCTTCCGCCATCGTCAAGCTGAGAAGGCGCCTCAG GAAGCTGGAGGGGATGGTAATAATGTGGAATGGGAAAATTCGTACAACTTGCAAGCGCCTCAACTGATGGCTGTTGCTGATCATCAAAGTTTTCCGAGTACAAATGAAGAGGGAAATGCAGATGGGGAGCAACAAGTCGCTGAGAATGCACATGGGCTGAAGCTTCTTCCATTTGAGTTTGTTGCACTGGAGGCATGTCTTGAGGCTGCTTGCAGTAGCTTGGACAACGAA GCAAAACGACTGGAGCAAGAAGCGCATCCAGCACTGGATAAGCTAACCTCTAAGATCAGCACTCTCAATTTAGAGCGCGTGCGGCAAATTAAAAGCCGCTTGGTTGCAATGGCTGGGCGTGTGCAAAAG GTGAGGGATGAACTAGAGCATTTGCttgacgatgatgatgatatggCAGAGATGTATCTCACTGATAAGCTTGAGCTGCAGCAGCTTGAAAACTCTTCTGCTTCTTCTATAAATGAGCAAGATGGAATAGTCGAAGAAGTGGTTCCCCCCTATCTGGAGAATAG GGCTCCTGTTGAAAACTTAATGGGATGTGGTGGGAATTCCTTTGTTTCTGATGCTGATATCCAGGAAACTGACGTCCAGCAGGAGCAGAACATCGGTGAATCTAATACTTTTAGAAGACACAGTCATCGTACTCATACTAGCATGCACAGTGCTACTAGCAAGAACCTTGATGTGGAGGAGCTTGAGATGATCTTGGAAGCGTACTTTGTGCAGATTGACGGCACACTGAATAAACTATCCACC CTGAGGGAGTACGTTGACGACACCGAAGATTACATCAACATCATGTTGGACGACAAACAGAACCACCTTCTGCAGATGGGAGTCGTGTTATCCACAGCAACAGTCGTGGTGAGCGCTTTCGTGGCCTTGACTGGTGTTTTCGGTATGAACATAACAATCGAGTTGTTCGACAGTGACAAGGCTGGGATGCCTGAGTTCCTCTGGACAGTTGGGGGAGGCACAATGGGTTGTCTTTTCTTGTACATAGCCGCAATTGCATGGTGTAAACACAAACGGCTATTGGAATGA
- the LOC105157154 gene encoding magnesium transporter MRS2-3 isoform X1 — MRPAAPHPPSKHAEPRPGGSGEPLLLPIPGGHRKKVASVRAWLTVDSTGEAQVVEAGKHAIMRRTGLPGRDLRILDPVLSYPSTVLGRERAIVVNLEHIKAIITAQEVLFLNSTDPLVTPFVKKLQGIFRHRQAEKAPQEAGGDGNNVEWENSYNLQAPQLMAVADHQSFPSTNEEGNADGEQQVAENAHGLKLLPFEFVALEACLEAACSSLDNEAKRLEQEAHPALDKLTSKISTLNLERVRQIKSRLVAMAGRVQKVRDELEHLLDDDDDMAEMYLTDKLELQQLENSSASSINEQDGIVEEVVPPYLENRHVKPLGYFSFGHMAPVENLMGCGGNSFVSDADIQETDVQQEQNIGESNTFRRHSHRTHTSMHSATSKNLDVEELEMILEAYFVQIDGTLNKLSTLREYVDDTEDYINIMLDDKQNHLLQMGVVLSTATVVVSAFVALTGVFGMNITIELFDSDKAGMPEFLWTVGGGTMGCLFLYIAAIAWCKHKRLLE; from the exons ATGAGGCCCGCCGCACCACATCCGCCCTCAAAGCACGCAGAGCCGCGGCCAGGCGGTTCCGGAGAGCCCCTCCTCCTGCCAATCCCTGGCGGGCATCGGAAGAAAGTTGCGTCTGTCCGTGCGTGGCTGACGGTGGATTCCACGGGAGAAGCCCAGGTGGTGGAGGCCGGCAAACATGCCATCATGCGGAGGACAGGCCTGCCGGGCCGCGATCTCCGGATACTAGACCCGGTTTTGTCGTATCCCTCCACTGTTTTGGGTCGTGAGCGGGCCATCGTGGTTAATTTGGAGCATATAAAAGCGATAATCACTGCCCAAGAGGTGTTGTTTCTGAATTCAACAGACCCTTTAGTCACTCCTTTTGTTAAGAAGCTTCAAGGGATCTTCCGCCATCGTCAAGCTGAGAAGGCGCCTCAG GAAGCTGGAGGGGATGGTAATAATGTGGAATGGGAAAATTCGTACAACTTGCAAGCGCCTCAACTGATGGCTGTTGCTGATCATCAAAGTTTTCCGAGTACAAATGAAGAGGGAAATGCAGATGGGGAGCAACAAGTCGCTGAGAATGCACATGGGCTGAAGCTTCTTCCATTTGAGTTTGTTGCACTGGAGGCATGTCTTGAGGCTGCTTGCAGTAGCTTGGACAACGAA GCAAAACGACTGGAGCAAGAAGCGCATCCAGCACTGGATAAGCTAACCTCTAAGATCAGCACTCTCAATTTAGAGCGCGTGCGGCAAATTAAAAGCCGCTTGGTTGCAATGGCTGGGCGTGTGCAAAAG GTGAGGGATGAACTAGAGCATTTGCttgacgatgatgatgatatggCAGAGATGTATCTCACTGATAAGCTTGAGCTGCAGCAGCTTGAAAACTCTTCTGCTTCTTCTATAAATGAGCAAGATGGAATAGTCGAAGAAGTGGTTCCCCCCTATCTGGAGAATAGGCATGTGAAGCCTCTCGGCTACTTTAGTTTTGGGCATAT GGCTCCTGTTGAAAACTTAATGGGATGTGGTGGGAATTCCTTTGTTTCTGATGCTGATATCCAGGAAACTGACGTCCAGCAGGAGCAGAACATCGGTGAATCTAATACTTTTAGAAGACACAGTCATCGTACTCATACTAGCATGCACAGTGCTACTAGCAAGAACCTTGATGTGGAGGAGCTTGAGATGATCTTGGAAGCGTACTTTGTGCAGATTGACGGCACACTGAATAAACTATCCACC CTGAGGGAGTACGTTGACGACACCGAAGATTACATCAACATCATGTTGGACGACAAACAGAACCACCTTCTGCAGATGGGAGTCGTGTTATCCACAGCAACAGTCGTGGTGAGCGCTTTCGTGGCCTTGACTGGTGTTTTCGGTATGAACATAACAATCGAGTTGTTCGACAGTGACAAGGCTGGGATGCCTGAGTTCCTCTGGACAGTTGGGGGAGGCACAATGGGTTGTCTTTTCTTGTACATAGCCGCAATTGCATGGTGTAAACACAAACGGCTATTGGAATGA